Genomic window (Pseudomonas sp. L5B5):
GTGTCCCTGGTACTGCTGGGCCTGGACAGCTGGCTCGGCCACCGGTTTTCCGGGCGCCGCAAATGATTCGCCGGCGCAGGTGGCGGGCACCTGCGCCGGCGAATGGCTGAAACGCGCGGGGGTCACTCTGCTTCGCTGGTGTCCAGGCGCCAGTAGCCGACGGCCTTGACGAACTCATCGTCGAGCTGGTGCTCGTCGAGCAGCACCCGGCGCAGTTGTCGCGAGACCTTGCTCTCGGTGGCGATCCAGGCATACAGCCGGCCTTGTGGCACCCGCAGGCCACGTACGCAACTGAGCAGGTCCTGCTGGCCGCCGTCGCGCTCGACCCAGATCACCTCCACTTCGGCAGCGCTGTGCAGCGCCTGGCGCTCGGCGCGATCCTGGATTTCGATCACCGCCAGGACCCGGCGACCGGCCGGCAGTTCTTCCAGGCGCCGGGCAATGGCCGGCAGCGCAGTCTCATCGCCGATCAGCAGGTAGCTGTCGAAGATGTCCGGCACGATCATCGAGCCCCGAGGGCCGGCGATGTGCAGATGCTGGCCGGGCTGGACCTGCTCGGCCCAGGTCGAGGCCGGGCCGTCGCCGTGCAGGACGAAGTCGATGTCCAGCTCACCCAATTGCGGGTCGTAGCGGCGCGGAGTGTAGTCGCGCATCGCCGGCATCGGTCCGCTGTCCTTGCCCGGGCCCAGCACCAGGGTGTCCAGGGCCGCCTGCTGCTCGGCGTTCTGTGGAAACAGCAACTTCACATGGTCGTCGCTGCCCAGGCTGAGGAACCCGGCCAGTTCCGGGCCACCGAGGGTGATCCGGCGCATGCGCGGGGTCACGTCGACCACGCGGAGCACGTTCAGGCGTCGACGCTTGATCTCGTGCATGACTCGATGAATGGATAACTCAGGGATGGCAGTCATTCGGCTTTCTCCTGGCTGGAAGGGGTGGCTGGCCCATCGACGATGGCCTTGGCGGTGTTGTTCAACAGATCGCGAACCCGCAGGATTTCTTCCGGGTTCCAGCGTCCGTTATGCATTTGCAAGGCATGGCGCAGGTTGTGCACGGCCTCATGGATCTCTGCGGGACGGTCATGCCCGCGCAGCGAGCGTTTGCTGACTTCGATGCGCATGCGTACGCCGTCCAGGGCAATGGCCTGTTCCTTGAGGAACAGACGGCCGGTGTCGGTCACGCTGTAGCGTTTTTTTCCGCCTTCGGCATCGCCCTGGATCATTTCGCTTTCTTCCAGGAAGGTCAGCGTCGGGTAGATCACGCCTGGGCTGGGGCTGTAGACGCCATCGAACATGCTTTCGATCTGGCGGATCAGGTCATAGCCGTGGCAGGGCGACTCGGCAATCAGCGCCAGCAATAGCAGTTTCAGGTCACCGGGGGCGAATACCCGGGGACCGCGGCCGCCACGCTCACGACCGCCGCGCCGCTCGAAGCCTTCAGGGCCGTCGCCGTGTCCACTGTGATGGTGGTGCTCTCTCATTCTTGTGCTCTCCGTTTTGGTTAAGACATAACTTAAGATATATCTTAAGAGTGGCGCAAGTCGTTCTGCACGACCCTGGACCACCGTTCGTCGCAGGGGCTGGTTGGCAAGGAGAGCGAGAAATGTCGTGCAGCCAGCCCCAGGACTGGCCGTCGTGGTGGGTGTCAGCGCTGTGCCAGGTTGCCCTGGCACTGGGTGGCGCTGCCCGGTTGCAGATAGGGCATGAGGATCGGCGCCATGCCCTTGAGCACCTGCACCGGCAGGGCCGAGGTGAACTTGAAGGCTTGGGCGGAAGCGCCGGGAACATAGGCAGTGAGAGTGCCGAAGTGATGGTCGCCGATGTAGAACACGAAGGTCGCGGTACGGTTGATGGATTTGGAGCTCAGCACTCGGCCTCCGGCGCCGATGGCCTCGATTCGGTTGTCGCCGGTGCCGGTCTTGCCGCCCATGGCCAGGGGCGTGCCGTCGGCCAGC
Coding sequences:
- a CDS encoding siderophore-interacting protein; protein product: MTAIPELSIHRVMHEIKRRRLNVLRVVDVTPRMRRITLGGPELAGFLSLGSDDHVKLLFPQNAEQQAALDTLVLGPGKDSGPMPAMRDYTPRRYDPQLGELDIDFVLHGDGPASTWAEQVQPGQHLHIAGPRGSMIVPDIFDSYLLIGDETALPAIARRLEELPAGRRVLAVIEIQDRAERQALHSAAEVEVIWVERDGGQQDLLSCVRGLRVPQGRLYAWIATESKVSRQLRRVLLDEHQLDDEFVKAVGYWRLDTSEAE
- a CDS encoding PadR family transcriptional regulator, giving the protein MREHHHHSGHGDGPEGFERRGGRERGGRGPRVFAPGDLKLLLLALIAESPCHGYDLIRQIESMFDGVYSPSPGVIYPTLTFLEESEMIQGDAEGGKKRYSVTDTGRLFLKEQAIALDGVRMRIEVSKRSLRGHDRPAEIHEAVHNLRHALQMHNGRWNPEEILRVRDLLNNTAKAIVDGPATPSSQEKAE